Proteins encoded within one genomic window of Streptomyces taklimakanensis:
- a CDS encoding MarR family winged helix-turn-helix transcriptional regulator, whose amino-acid sequence MGTTRWLDDEEQRTWRAFLGATQRVREELDRQLQHDAGMPLAYYQILAMLSEAPDRTLTMSRLARTTRSSASRLSHAVAKLEAKGWVSRCQHPADHRTTLATLTDEGFAELESVAPGHVAQVRRSLFDHLTPEQTAQLHAICRAVLGDGSGEAPPSPPPPSSPSE is encoded by the coding sequence ATGGGTACGACACGGTGGCTGGACGACGAAGAGCAGCGGACCTGGCGTGCGTTCCTGGGGGCGACCCAACGGGTGCGGGAGGAGTTGGACCGGCAGTTGCAGCACGACGCCGGGATGCCACTGGCGTACTACCAGATCCTGGCCATGCTCTCCGAGGCGCCCGATCGCACCCTCACCATGAGCCGTCTGGCGCGGACCACCCGATCCTCGGCCAGTCGGCTCTCGCACGCCGTCGCCAAGCTGGAGGCCAAGGGGTGGGTCAGCCGGTGCCAGCACCCCGCCGACCACCGCACCACTCTGGCCACGCTGACCGACGAGGGGTTCGCGGAGTTGGAGTCCGTCGCTCCCGGGCACGTGGCGCAGGTCCGCCGTTCGCTGTTCGACCACCTCACCCCCGAGCAGACCGCCCAGCTCCACGCCATCTGCCGGGCGGTCCTGGGGGACGGGAGCGGGGAGGCCCCGCCGTCCCCGCCGCCCCCGTCGTCTCCTTCGGAGTGA
- the pheA gene encoding prephenate dehydratase, giving the protein MSPVSRYTYLGPEGTFTEAALRTLPEAATRELVPMVSVPATLDAVRNGEAGAALVPIENSVEGGVTATVDELATGRPLMIYREVLLPIAFALLARPGTDLASVKTVTGHPVAQPQVRRWLAEHLPDARWESAASNADGARLVQEGRYDAAFAGEFAAATYGLVPLVTGIHDADNAETRFVLVGRPGRPAASTGADKTSLVLWLGDDHPGALLELLQEFAVRGVNLVRIESRPTGEGIGRYCFSVDAEGHITDRRVGEALMGLRRICPGVRFLGSYPRAGVDPSQVTPLRRGTTDEEFAEAADWLTRCIDGRG; this is encoded by the coding sequence ATGTCACCCGTGAGCCGCTACACGTACCTGGGTCCCGAGGGCACTTTCACCGAGGCCGCGCTCCGTACTCTCCCGGAGGCGGCCACCCGTGAGCTGGTGCCGATGGTGTCGGTGCCCGCCACCCTGGACGCCGTGCGGAACGGGGAGGCCGGTGCCGCGCTGGTGCCGATCGAGAACTCGGTGGAGGGCGGGGTCACCGCGACCGTGGACGAGTTGGCCACCGGTCGGCCCTTGATGATCTACCGCGAGGTACTGCTGCCGATCGCCTTCGCGCTGCTGGCGCGGCCGGGCACCGACCTGGCGTCGGTGAAGACGGTGACCGGGCACCCGGTGGCCCAGCCGCAGGTGCGCCGCTGGCTGGCCGAGCACCTGCCCGACGCGCGGTGGGAGTCGGCGGCCTCCAACGCGGACGGTGCCCGGTTGGTGCAGGAGGGGCGGTACGACGCCGCGTTCGCCGGTGAGTTCGCGGCGGCCACGTACGGGTTGGTGCCGTTGGTCACCGGCATCCACGACGCGGACAACGCGGAGACGCGGTTCGTGCTGGTGGGCCGTCCCGGCCGACCGGCGGCGAGCACGGGCGCGGACAAGACGTCGTTGGTGCTGTGGCTGGGCGACGACCATCCGGGCGCGCTGCTGGAGCTGCTCCAGGAGTTCGCGGTGCGGGGCGTCAACCTGGTGCGGATCGAGTCGCGGCCGACGGGGGAGGGCATCGGTCGGTACTGCTTCTCGGTCGACGCGGAGGGACACATCACCGACCGGCGCGTCGGCGAGGCGTTGATGGGGTTGCGACGGATCTGCCCCGGGGTGCGCTTCCTGGGGTCCTATCCGCGGGCGGGGGTGGACCCGTCCCAGGTGACGCCGTTGCGGCGGGGGACGACGGACGAGGAGTTCGCGGAGGCCGCGGACTGGCTGACGCGCTGCATCGACGGGCGCGGCTGA
- a CDS encoding HAD-IIB family hydrolase: MSAEAAPGFPFRLVATDLDGTLLRSDHTVSTRTRDALAAATAAGAAHIVVTGRSVRWTKHILDDLGYDGLAVCGQGSQLYHAGEHRVLTSVTLDRRQARLALSKIEAEVGRLAVAVSRDGVDGDVMFGPGYRLQGETTLPSTLVSGEDELWELPVNKLYLQHPGGMGDDALAEAARRTAGDLVSVVVSGEGIVEMLPLGLSKARGLSMAARRLGASATATIAFGDMPNDIPMFAWAAHGVAMGGAHPEVLAVADEVTASNDEDGIAVVLERLLDGVR; encoded by the coding sequence GTGAGTGCCGAAGCAGCCCCCGGGTTCCCCTTCCGGCTGGTCGCCACCGACCTCGACGGCACGCTGCTGCGCAGCGACCACACCGTCTCGACCCGTACGCGCGACGCGCTCGCCGCCGCCACGGCGGCGGGCGCCGCGCACATCGTCGTCACCGGCCGCTCCGTGCGCTGGACCAAGCACATCCTGGACGACCTGGGCTACGACGGGTTGGCCGTCTGCGGGCAGGGCTCGCAGCTCTACCACGCGGGCGAGCACCGGGTGCTGACCTCGGTCACCCTCGACCGCCGGCAGGCGCGGCTCGCGCTGTCCAAGATCGAGGCCGAGGTCGGCCGGCTGGCCGTGGCCGTCTCGCGGGACGGCGTGGACGGCGACGTGATGTTCGGCCCCGGCTACCGGCTCCAGGGGGAGACCACCCTCCCGTCGACCCTGGTCTCCGGCGAGGACGAGCTGTGGGAACTGCCCGTGAACAAGCTCTACCTCCAGCACCCCGGGGGGATGGGCGACGACGCCCTGGCCGAGGCGGCCCGACGGACCGCGGGCGACCTGGTGAGCGTGGTGGTCTCCGGCGAGGGCATCGTCGAGATGCTGCCGCTGGGCCTGAGCAAGGCCAGGGGCCTGTCGATGGCCGCGCGCCGACTGGGCGCCTCGGCCACCGCCACGATCGCCTTCGGCGACATGCCCAACGACATCCCCATGTTCGCCTGGGCGGCACACGGCGTCGCCATGGGCGGCGCCCACCCCGAGGTGCTGGCGGTCGCCGACGAGGTGACGGCGTCCAACGACGAGGACGGCATCGCGGTCGTCCTGGAGCGCCTGCTCGACGGCGTCCGCTGA
- a CDS encoding ABC transporter permease, with protein MYDPTVARLTYRALLGRRRALILFVLPALLIVISVAIRLLTGADDSVAIEVLGGFALATMVPLIGVVAGTGAIGPEIDDGSIVYLLAKPLKRPTIILTKLTVAVAVTMVFSAVPMLIAGFVLNGNSGQIAVAYTVAAVAASIAYSAVFLLLGTVSRHAVVFGLVYALIWEALVGNLVPGARTLSVQQWALALAEKTAPSAEITSEVGLPAAVVLMAAVTAAGTWYAGRKLRTLTIAGEE; from the coding sequence ATGTACGACCCCACGGTCGCCCGGCTCACGTACCGGGCCCTGCTCGGCCGCCGCCGGGCGCTGATCCTCTTCGTCCTGCCCGCCCTGCTGATCGTGATCTCCGTCGCGATCCGCCTGCTGACCGGCGCCGACGACTCCGTCGCCATCGAGGTGCTCGGCGGCTTCGCGCTGGCCACGATGGTCCCGCTGATCGGCGTGGTCGCCGGGACCGGCGCGATCGGCCCGGAGATCGACGACGGCTCGATCGTCTACCTGCTGGCCAAGCCGCTGAAGCGGCCCACGATCATCCTCACCAAGCTGACCGTCGCCGTGGCCGTCACCATGGTGTTCTCGGCGGTCCCGATGCTGATCGCCGGGTTCGTCCTGAACGGCAACAGCGGGCAGATCGCCGTCGCCTACACCGTCGCCGCGGTCGCCGCGTCCATCGCCTACAGCGCCGTCTTCCTGCTGCTGGGCACCGTCAGCCGGCACGCCGTCGTCTTCGGCCTGGTCTACGCCCTCATCTGGGAGGCGCTGGTCGGCAACCTCGTGCCCGGCGCCCGCACCCTCAGCGTCCAGCAGTGGGCCCTGGCGCTGGCCGAGAAGACGGCGCCGAGCGCGGAGATCACCTCCGAGGTCGGGCTGCCCGCCGCCGTGGTGCTGATGGCGGCGGTGACGGCCGCCGGCACCTGGTACGCCGGGCGGAAGCTGCGCACCCTCACCATCGCCGGCGAGGAGTGA
- a CDS encoding ATP-binding cassette domain-containing protein — protein sequence MTVIATENLTKRYPRVTALDRLTMEIAPGVTGLVGANGAGKSTLIKILLGLSPASEGTASVLGMDVSTDGGAIRERVGYMPEHDCLPPDVSATEFVVHMARMSGLPATAARERTADTLRHVGLYEERYRPIGGYSTGMKQRVKLAQALVHDPRLVLLDEPTNGLDPVGRDDMLGLIRRVHTDFGISVLVTSHLLGELERTCDHVVVIDGGKLLRSSATADFTQRTATLAVEVTDTDAHPDGTGALRTALAGAGLTVAPATAGGEGLPGAGHVVLVEASDDTVYDTVRDAVAELGLGLVRMEQRRHRIAEVFQTSGTTADAASTAAAATTGTAATTATTTGTTQKGGGTDAA from the coding sequence GTGACTGTCATCGCGACCGAAAACCTCACCAAGAGGTATCCGAGGGTCACCGCGCTCGACCGGCTCACCATGGAGATCGCCCCTGGGGTGACCGGCCTGGTGGGGGCCAACGGCGCGGGCAAGTCGACCCTGATCAAGATCCTGTTGGGACTCTCCCCGGCCAGTGAGGGGACCGCCTCCGTGCTCGGCATGGACGTCTCCACCGACGGCGGGGCGATCCGTGAACGCGTCGGCTACATGCCCGAGCACGACTGCCTCCCACCGGATGTCTCGGCGACCGAGTTCGTCGTCCACATGGCGCGGATGTCCGGGCTGCCCGCCACCGCCGCCCGCGAGCGCACCGCCGACACCCTGCGGCACGTCGGCCTGTACGAGGAGCGCTACCGGCCCATCGGCGGCTACTCGACGGGCATGAAGCAGCGGGTCAAGCTGGCCCAGGCCCTCGTCCACGACCCGCGCCTGGTCCTGTTGGACGAGCCGACCAACGGTCTGGACCCGGTCGGCCGGGACGACATGCTCGGCCTGATCCGCCGCGTCCACACCGACTTCGGCATTTCGGTGCTGGTCACCTCGCACCTGTTGGGCGAGCTGGAGCGCACCTGTGACCACGTCGTCGTCATCGACGGCGGGAAGCTGCTGCGCTCCTCCGCCACCGCCGACTTCACCCAGCGGACCGCCACCCTGGCGGTCGAGGTCACCGACACCGACGCCCACCCCGACGGCACCGGCGCCCTGCGCACCGCCCTGGCCGGGGCCGGGCTCACCGTGGCGCCCGCCACAGCGGGCGGCGAGGGACTGCCCGGGGCCGGGCACGTGGTGTTGGTCGAGGCGTCCGACGACACCGTGTACGACACCGTTCGGGACGCGGTCGCCGAGCTGGGGCTGGGGCTGGTGCGCATGGAACAGCGCAGGCACCGCATCGCCGAGGTCTTCCAGACGTCCGGCACCACCGCGGACGCCGCGAGCACCGCGGCAGCCGCCACCACCGGCACCGCCGCCACCACCGCCACCACCACCGGCACCACCCAGAAGGGAGGCGGCACCGATGCGGCCTGA
- the efeB gene encoding iron uptake transporter deferrochelatase/peroxidase subunit, whose product MKDHHATRPAGEPTGPSRRRLLGTAGAAGAAGLAFGAAGGALGTAAATERPTALSSVGAARRPFHGVHQPGIADPAQAHGHLIAFDLAADTGRTEAAALLRRWSRAARALMAGEAPPGRLHDTGIALDAGPSSLTVTFGFGRTFFDRTGLTARRPAALEPLPPFSSDELDPKRSNGDLWIQVGADDSPVAFHALRALQREAAGTARVRWQMTGFNRSPGATASPRTARNLMGQVDGTNNPRPTDEDFERRVFVPAGGDPEWMAGGSYAVVRRIRMLLDAWEEVPLAEQEKVIGRRRSDGAPLSGGTETTPVDLDKRNADGEPAVAADAHVRVTAPETNGGAAMLRRSFSYHDGFRDDGAPDAGLLFVAWQADPLRGFVPVQRKLDRGDALSRFIRHEASALFAVPGGAREGEYVGQRLLEG is encoded by the coding sequence ATGAAGGACCACCACGCCACCCGCCCCGCCGGGGAGCCCACCGGCCCCTCCCGCCGTCGGCTGCTGGGCACCGCCGGGGCGGCCGGCGCCGCCGGGTTGGCGTTCGGCGCGGCCGGCGGCGCCCTGGGAACGGCCGCGGCGACCGAGCGGCCCACCGCCCTGTCCAGTGTCGGCGCCGCCCGCCGGCCCTTCCACGGCGTCCACCAGCCGGGCATCGCCGACCCCGCCCAGGCCCACGGCCACCTGATCGCCTTCGACCTGGCCGCGGACACCGGCCGCACGGAGGCCGCCGCGCTGCTGCGCCGCTGGTCGCGGGCGGCGAGGGCGCTGATGGCGGGCGAGGCGCCGCCCGGCCGGCTGCACGACACCGGCATCGCCCTGGACGCCGGGCCGTCCTCCCTCACCGTCACCTTCGGCTTCGGCCGCACCTTCTTCGACCGCACGGGCCTGACGGCGCGCCGCCCGGCCGCGCTCGAACCGCTGCCGCCGTTCTCCTCGGACGAGCTGGACCCGAAGCGTTCGAACGGCGACCTGTGGATCCAGGTCGGTGCCGACGACTCCCCGGTGGCCTTCCACGCGTTGCGCGCCCTCCAGCGCGAGGCGGCCGGCACGGCGCGGGTGCGGTGGCAGATGACCGGCTTCAACCGCTCCCCCGGCGCCACCGCCTCGCCCCGCACCGCGCGCAACCTGATGGGCCAGGTCGACGGCACCAACAACCCCAGACCGACCGACGAGGACTTCGAGCGGCGGGTCTTCGTGCCCGCCGGCGGCGACCCGGAGTGGATGGCGGGTGGGTCGTACGCGGTGGTGCGACGCATCCGGATGTTGCTGGACGCGTGGGAGGAGGTGCCGCTCGCCGAGCAGGAGAAGGTGATCGGCCGCCGCAGGTCCGACGGCGCCCCGCTGTCGGGCGGCACCGAGACCACGCCCGTCGACCTGGACAAGCGGAACGCGGACGGAGAGCCGGCCGTGGCCGCCGACGCCCACGTACGGGTGACGGCTCCGGAGACGAACGGGGGCGCGGCGATGCTGCGGCGCTCCTTCTCGTACCACGACGGCTTCCGCGACGACGGCGCTCCGGACGCCGGCCTGTTGTTCGTCGCCTGGCAGGCCGATCCGCTGCGGGGTTTCGTGCCGGTGCAGCGGAAGCTGGACCGGGGGGACGCCCTGTCCCGTTTCATCCGGCACGAGGCGAGCGCGTTGTTCGCGGTGCCGGGGGGCGCGCGGGAGGGCGAGTACGTCGGTCAGCGGCTGCTCGAAGGCTGA
- a CDS encoding ABC transporter permease, giving the protein MRPDQGAPAGTAGPAVPAARGGEDASIHNIGYRHYDGPRLGRSYARRSLFSQSLRGAYGLGRSAKSKVLPFVLLAVMVLPAGIIVAVTVFTKADEMPVKYTDYALMLQPVIGLYLASQAPQSVSLDLRFRTVPLYFSRPIERMDYVAAKYAAMSTAMFLFTSLPLVVMYAGGLLAELGFADQTTGFLQGLVSVAVLSVLHSGIGLVVAALTPRRGFGVAAVIAVLTIPYFAVTTVQAIAHTQDAGGAVAWLGLASPGSLVDGVQAALLGGTSGFPGGHEPGAAAAAVYVLVVLGLIAACWAALMSRYRKAGL; this is encoded by the coding sequence ATGCGGCCTGACCAGGGCGCTCCGGCCGGCACCGCCGGCCCCGCGGTCCCCGCCGCGCGCGGCGGCGAGGACGCCAGCATCCACAACATCGGCTACCGCCACTACGACGGCCCTCGCCTGGGCAGGTCCTACGCCCGCCGTTCCCTGTTCTCGCAGTCCCTGCGCGGCGCCTACGGCCTCGGCCGCTCGGCGAAGTCCAAGGTGCTGCCGTTCGTCCTGCTGGCCGTGATGGTGCTGCCCGCCGGGATCATCGTCGCCGTCACCGTCTTCACCAAGGCCGACGAGATGCCGGTGAAGTACACCGACTACGCGCTGATGCTCCAACCGGTCATCGGCCTCTACCTCGCCTCCCAGGCGCCGCAGTCGGTCTCCCTGGACCTGCGCTTCCGCACCGTGCCGCTGTACTTCTCGCGACCGATCGAGCGCATGGACTACGTGGCCGCCAAGTACGCGGCGATGTCGACGGCGATGTTCCTGTTCACCTCCCTGCCGCTGGTGGTGATGTACGCGGGCGGACTCCTGGCCGAGCTGGGCTTCGCCGACCAGACAACCGGTTTCCTCCAGGGCCTGGTCTCGGTCGCGGTGCTGTCCGTCCTCCACTCGGGCATCGGCCTGGTCGTCGCCGCACTCACCCCGCGTCGGGGATTCGGCGTCGCCGCGGTCATCGCGGTGTTGACGATCCCGTACTTCGCCGTCACCACCGTCCAGGCCATCGCGCACACCCAGGACGCCGGCGGAGCGGTGGCCTGGTTGGGCCTGGCCTCCCCGGGTTCGCTGGTCGACGGTGTCCAGGCGGCGCTCCTGGGCGGCACCTCCGGCTTCCCGGGCGGCCACGAACCGGGCGCGGCCGCCGCGGCCGTGTACGTCCTGGTGGTCCTCGGCCTGATCGCGGCCTGCTGGGCCGCGCTGATGAGCCGCTACCGCAAGGCGGGCCTGTGA
- a CDS encoding ABC transporter ATP-binding protein: protein MTTIRIDHVSRWFGNVVAVNDVTMDIGPGVTGLLGPNGAGKSTLINMMGGFLAPSTGAVTLDGAPIWRNEQVYREIGVVPEREAMYDFLTGHEFVLANAELHGLPDPGEAARRALATVEMEYAQDRKISTYSKGMRQRVKMASALVHDPSVLLLDEPFNGMDPRQRMQLMELLRRMGADGRTVLFSSHILEEVEQLASHIEVIVAGRHAASGDFRRIRRLMTDRPHRYLVRSSDDRALASALIADPSTAGIELDWSERALRIQAIDFTRFTEQLPRIAREHGIRLLTVSPSDESLESVFSYLVTA from the coding sequence ATGACCACCATCCGCATCGACCACGTGTCCCGCTGGTTCGGCAACGTGGTGGCCGTCAACGACGTGACGATGGACATCGGCCCCGGCGTCACCGGCCTCCTCGGACCCAACGGCGCGGGCAAGTCCACGCTGATCAACATGATGGGCGGCTTCCTCGCCCCCTCCACCGGTGCCGTCACCCTCGACGGCGCGCCGATCTGGCGCAACGAGCAGGTCTACCGGGAGATCGGCGTCGTCCCCGAGCGCGAGGCGATGTACGACTTCCTCACCGGACACGAGTTCGTGCTGGCCAACGCCGAGCTGCACGGCCTGCCCGACCCGGGCGAGGCCGCGCGGAGGGCGCTGGCCACCGTGGAGATGGAGTACGCCCAGGACCGGAAGATCTCCACGTACAGCAAGGGCATGCGGCAGCGCGTGAAGATGGCCTCCGCGCTCGTCCACGACCCCTCCGTGCTGCTGCTGGACGAGCCGTTCAACGGCATGGACCCGCGCCAGCGCATGCAGTTGATGGAGCTGCTGCGGCGGATGGGCGCGGACGGGCGCACGGTCCTGTTCTCCTCCCACATCCTGGAGGAGGTCGAGCAACTCGCCTCCCACATCGAGGTGATCGTGGCCGGCCGGCACGCGGCGTCCGGCGACTTCCGCCGCATCCGCCGGCTGATGACCGACCGGCCCCACCGCTACCTCGTCCGCTCCAGCGACGACCGCGCACTGGCGTCCGCGCTGATCGCCGACCCCAGCACGGCGGGCATCGAACTGGACTGGTCCGAGCGCGCCCTGCGGATCCAGGCGATCGACTTCACGCGCTTCACCGAGCAGCTCCCGCGCATCGCGCGCGAGCACGGCATCCGGCTCCTCACGGTCTCGCCCTCGGACGAGTCCCTGGAGAGCGTCTTCTCCTACCTCGTCACGGCCTGA
- a CDS encoding copper resistance protein CopC, with the protein MTTATPHTASRPPGAAARSAPSVRAVLTVLLLAALTALGLLGGAAPAGAHASLSGSSPEQGTVVETAPREVTLTFTESVSLSEDSLRVLDPDGERVDTGDPSPRSSDGGGFHYGVTLRDGLADGTYTVAWRAVSADSHPIAGGFTFSVGAPSETSVTVSGEQPGGGPVGVLYDIARYAAYAGYLLLVGGVVFVLACRPGAARIAPVRRLVTAGWTALTAATIAALLLRGPYTGSGGLGDALDADVLRSVLQTRQGTALVSRLLLLAGAALFVSVLFGPYARRYADGAAGGTGDEDERTRRDLTLGLCAGGAVIAVGIAATWAMAEHASTGIQTGVAIPSHIAHLLAVAVWLGGLAALLVILWRGPTVPAGTVRRFSRLALGSVAVLALTGLYQSWRQVGDWSALTSTSYGRLLLVKTALVVLMLSAARLSRRWTARLAGRPTGAAEEHTGDAEDAGERGAAPARVGTAPHAASGPTDDRAPEPTPTPERAAQLARQRAAVDAERRRRERDADPTRSGLRRSVLAETAVAVAVLLVTTLLTATEPARTAEAAGRAGAPAGQPDVGDGPVSLEIPFDTGGPDGRGSARLDVDPGRSGDNTVHLRLTDPAGEPLDAPEVRVSFTLEARDVGPLTVPLNKAVAGHWSSSPDFQLPLPGTWEASVTVRTSDIDQVTERMTFLLP; encoded by the coding sequence ATGACCACCGCCACCCCCCACACGGCGTCCCGGCCACCCGGAGCCGCGGCGCGGTCCGCGCCGTCCGTCCGCGCCGTCCTGACGGTCCTCCTGCTCGCCGCGCTGACCGCGCTCGGTCTGCTCGGCGGCGCCGCCCCGGCCGGCGCGCACGCCTCGCTCTCCGGGAGCAGTCCGGAGCAGGGGACGGTGGTCGAGACGGCACCCCGCGAGGTGACGCTCACCTTCACGGAGAGCGTCTCGCTCTCGGAGGACTCCCTCCGCGTCCTGGATCCGGACGGCGAGCGCGTGGACACCGGTGATCCGTCGCCCAGGTCCTCGGACGGCGGGGGGTTCCACTACGGCGTCACCCTCCGCGACGGCCTGGCGGACGGTACGTACACCGTCGCCTGGCGGGCCGTCTCGGCCGACAGCCACCCCATCGCCGGAGGCTTCACCTTCTCCGTCGGCGCTCCGTCGGAGACCTCCGTCACCGTGTCGGGGGAGCAGCCGGGCGGCGGCCCGGTCGGCGTCCTGTACGACATCGCCCGCTACGCCGCCTACGCCGGGTACCTGCTCCTCGTCGGCGGGGTGGTGTTCGTCCTCGCCTGCCGGCCCGGCGCCGCGCGGATCGCCCCGGTCCGGCGCCTGGTGACGGCGGGCTGGACGGCGCTGACCGCCGCCACCATCGCGGCACTGCTGCTGCGGGGCCCCTACACCGGCTCCGGCGGACTCGGCGACGCCCTCGACGCGGACGTGCTCCGGTCGGTCCTCCAGACCCGGCAGGGCACGGCGCTGGTGTCCAGGCTGCTGCTGCTCGCGGGGGCGGCGCTGTTCGTGTCGGTGCTCTTCGGGCCCTACGCGCGACGGTACGCGGACGGGGCCGCCGGCGGCACCGGTGACGAGGACGAGCGGACCCGGCGCGACCTGACCCTCGGCCTCTGTGCCGGCGGCGCGGTGATCGCCGTGGGGATCGCCGCGACCTGGGCCATGGCCGAGCACGCCTCGACCGGCATCCAGACCGGCGTGGCGATCCCGTCCCACATCGCGCACCTGCTCGCCGTCGCCGTCTGGCTGGGCGGGCTGGCGGCCCTGCTCGTCATCCTGTGGCGGGGACCCACCGTCCCCGCCGGGACGGTGCGCCGCTTCTCCCGGCTCGCCCTGGGGAGCGTGGCCGTGCTCGCCCTGACCGGCCTCTACCAGTCCTGGCGGCAGGTGGGCGACTGGTCGGCCCTCACCTCCACCTCGTACGGACGACTGCTGTTGGTCAAGACCGCGTTGGTGGTGCTGATGCTGTCGGCCGCCCGTCTCTCCCGGCGCTGGACCGCGCGCCTGGCCGGCCGTCCGACGGGCGCGGCGGAGGAGCACACCGGGGACGCCGAGGACGCCGGGGAGCGCGGAGCGGCTCCAGCCCGCGTCGGCACGGCCCCCCACGCCGCGTCCGGCCCGACGGACGACCGGGCCCCCGAACCGACCCCCACCCCCGAACGCGCCGCGCAGCTCGCCCGCCAGCGGGCCGCCGTCGACGCCGAACGGCGCAGACGGGAGCGCGACGCCGATCCGACGCGCTCCGGACTGCGGCGCTCGGTGCTCGCCGAGACGGCCGTCGCCGTCGCCGTCCTCCTGGTGACGACCCTGCTCACCGCCACCGAGCCCGCCCGCACCGCCGAGGCCGCCGGGCGCGCCGGCGCGCCGGCCGGACAGCCGGACGTCGGCGACGGGCCCGTCTCGTTGGAGATCCCCTTCGACACCGGCGGGCCCGACGGCAGGGGATCGGCCCGGCTCGACGTCGATCCCGGCCGCAGCGGCGACAACACCGTCCACCTGCGCCTCACCGATCCCGCGGGCGAACCCCTGGACGCACCGGAGGTGAGGGTCTCCTTCACACTGGAGGCGCGGGACGTCGGTCCGCTGACCGTCCCCCTGAACAAGGCCGTCGCGGGCCACTGGTCGTCGTCCCCCGACTTCCAGCTTCCCCTGCCCGGCACCTGGGAGGCCTCCGTGACCGTGCGGACCTCGGACATCGACCAGGTGACCGAGCGCATGACCTTCCTCCTCCCGTGA
- the serS gene encoding serine--tRNA ligase, with amino-acid sequence MIDLRLLREDPDRVRASQRARGEDVDLVDALLSADERRRSSGVRFDELRAEQKQLGKLIPKATGDEKAELLERAGELSAAVKAADAERDEAEAEAQRLLLKLGNLVHPDVPVGGEDDFTVRETYGTPRDFAAEGFEPKDHLELGQALGAIDVERGAKVSGSRFYYLTGVGALLELALVNAAIAQATEAGFTPMLTPALVKPRAMEGTGFLGQAAENVYHLEKDDYYLVGTSEVPLAGYHMDEIVDAEKLPLRYAGFSPCFRREAGSYGKDTRGIFRVHQFDKVEMFSYVAPEDSEAEHRRLLEWEKQWLNSLELPFRVIDVATGDLGSSASRKFDCEAWIPTQGKYRELTSASNCNEFQARRLSIRMRQEKKVRPLATLNGTLCAVPRTIVALLENHQRADGSVRVPEALRPYLGGRELLEPVAG; translated from the coding sequence GTGATTGACCTTCGCCTGCTCCGTGAGGACCCCGACCGTGTGCGCGCCTCCCAGCGCGCCCGTGGAGAGGACGTCGACCTCGTCGACGCCCTGCTCTCCGCCGACGAGCGGCGCAGGTCGTCCGGCGTCCGCTTCGACGAACTGCGCGCCGAGCAGAAGCAGCTCGGCAAGCTGATCCCCAAGGCCACCGGCGACGAGAAGGCCGAACTGCTGGAGCGTGCGGGCGAGTTGTCCGCCGCCGTCAAGGCCGCCGACGCCGAACGGGACGAGGCCGAGGCCGAGGCACAGCGGCTGCTCCTGAAGCTGGGCAACCTCGTCCACCCCGACGTCCCCGTGGGCGGCGAGGACGACTTCACCGTCCGCGAGACGTACGGCACCCCCCGCGACTTCGCCGCCGAGGGCTTCGAACCCAAGGACCACCTGGAGCTCGGCCAGGCGCTCGGGGCCATCGACGTCGAGCGCGGCGCCAAGGTCTCCGGCTCGCGCTTCTACTACCTGACCGGTGTCGGCGCCCTGCTGGAGTTGGCCCTGGTCAACGCGGCGATCGCGCAGGCCACCGAGGCGGGCTTCACCCCCATGCTGACCCCGGCGCTGGTCAAGCCGCGCGCCATGGAGGGCACCGGCTTCCTCGGTCAGGCCGCCGAGAACGTCTACCACCTGGAGAAGGACGACTACTACCTCGTCGGCACCTCCGAGGTCCCGCTCGCCGGCTACCACATGGACGAGATCGTCGACGCCGAGAAGCTGCCGCTGCGGTACGCCGGCTTCTCCCCCTGCTTCCGCCGCGAGGCGGGCTCGTACGGCAAGGACACCCGCGGCATCTTCCGCGTCCACCAGTTCGACAAGGTGGAGATGTTCTCCTACGTCGCCCCCGAGGACTCCGAGGCCGAGCACCGGCGGCTGCTGGAGTGGGAGAAGCAGTGGCTGAACTCCCTGGAGCTGCCGTTCCGGGTGATCGACGTGGCCACCGGCGACCTGGGTTCCTCCGCCTCCCGGAAGTTCGACTGCGAGGCGTGGATCCCGACCCAGGGCAAGTACCGCGAGCTGACCTCCGCCTCCAACTGCAACGAGTTCCAGGCCCGCCGGCTGTCCATCCGGATGCGCCAGGAGAAGAAGGTCCGTCCGCTGGCGACGCTCAACGGCACGCTGTGCGCGGTGCCCCGCACCATCGTCGCCCTGCTGGAGAACCACCAGCGGGCCGACGGCTCGGTCCGGGTGCCCGAGGCACTCCGCCCCTACCTGGGTGGGCGCGAGCTCCTGGAACCGGTCGCCGGGTGA